The Armigeres subalbatus isolate Guangzhou_Male unplaced genomic scaffold, GZ_Asu_2 Contig1511, whole genome shotgun sequence DNA window TCTGATACTCAGGCGAAATGATACCAGAGGCGGACAGGAACGGTTCGGTTTAAAAACTTGGATAATGTTaacgatttgaaaaatgatgtcaTTACCACTACGTATGAGATAATGGATGGGGATTGCTAATTTTATATAACACGGCAGACTCGACACGTTGTTCATTTACCGGAAGAGCATCAAGCAAAGATAACATGCACTAGAGGTACCAAAAGAGACCGTAGGTAGGCTTCATAGTAGGTCGCGTACAGGATGTGGCATTCCCAACCTAGACCTCAATCCTTCAGCAGCAAGAGACACTCGAGGATGCAGATGAACCAGGTTCCCACCACCCTAGGATAAGGAGTCATGCAAAGCGGCAGGAACCCCAGGATTCTAGTCCTCAGGGAGAAGCCGGAACAGCGGGAGCCCTATCATGTCATTTTTTCGTCTATTTTATTAGTGTTGTTGTGTTTTTTTCTCTACCAAATTTTATCCTTACAATAATTTTAATGTgacaattttaaattaaaaataactgGCGAAGCCCTTGGTTAGCTCACAAGGCGGCCCCTCTGGTCCGGCCTTCCTCTTAATTTAAATTGCTATTATATGTACCTTGCTATTGGCGGGACCCAAGGTTGGCTCGCGAAAGGGATCCTTCTGATTCCTTTCCTCATTGGTGTTGAACCGAATATTATAAatcaaaaacacataaataaagacAGCTTCGATCAGCTATCAGTTCCGTCCCGTCAGTTGCATGTGTGACTATTAATGCGTTTGATCCAACTTTATCATCgacccttttttttttttttttttgtgtctttattaaggagactttcagcccgaggctggctcgtctccgcatCATCGACCCTCTATGCAGCGCACATAGGAGTAAAAAAAGTCAATTCTTGGCCAAAACTGTTTTTTACGGTTATTTGGGCCTGATATTCCTAGGATGAAGTAATAATTGCCAATTATGCAggaaaaatgcaattttttggctaaatctatccacctaacagtgtaaaacaagattaaaatgaaaaatacatatgttttcaaataaaacctcgcgttttatgtaaaatctcTTGCTTCCGTTACGCGAACGATTCTTATATGGCTAATTTCACAAAGTAGCAAGAAATCCGTAGTTAAAGCTCTATCCTTAAatggattttctaacatttacaTAGGAAAAAAAACCTCTAACTTATTTTAACCCATACCCAAGATcccaaaagaaaaatggttGTTTAAATTTGATgcacaaaagtaaacactgttTTTTGCTTGAACATTCTTTTCTCCTTAATGTGATGTTCACGAATAATTACTCGATAATTATACGTCTTAACTTATGTTTTATTCGACTATCAATGTTACAACGTTATACATCATGTTTCTTCTCACTCAACTCGCTGCACGAGGGGTGCATCAATGCTAACTCGATTCACACATCGTTACACCCCCCTTGTAAGacttttattatttcaaaacttataCCGTATTATAACATCATGGAATCCTTTAGTATGCAACATCTGTAACATAAATTTTAAGGTTAATGATctactttttgaaaattctgccTTCCGAATCTCTGAGCCGCCAGAAACCTCTATCGAAACCACTAACGACTAAATCTTCATCACTGTCCCTTGAAATGTTTGGTTCAAAGTCACCATCAGATGCCTCAAAGAATTCAGAACCGTCAGATTCATTTTGCTCTCCCCTAAGGTTTTCATCTAAGTGCAAACTCTCTAGGCTATTCGAAAGGTCCGCTATATCGTTTTCCGTGGGACCCGTGTTCTCCACAGTACGTGAGTTTCCTGCGTGCAAAACAGAAATATTTGGGTCGTTGTGATACAACGTTCGGACGGAGGTGTCTTGCATGTGTCCATGGGACACGCCTTCCCACATTCGCTTTACTGGAACGAATGCTGAATTTCCGACAATACTGCGACGATTACTGCTGTCAACATGCCTTTCGTTTTCCTTTTCCAATGTCTCAGTGGTTGGCCGAGTGTCTCGTCTCATTTGATCCAAATGACGTTTGATCATTCTTCCGTTTGCAGTTAACTCCACCCTGTAGTTCCGTTGTCCCAAAACATTGCGCACTATTGCAGAAGTCCAAGCTGGTTTATTTGGATCCTTGTAGTCTCTTACAATTACCTTATCGCCAACGACGAAAGTTGTATTCCTTGTACCTCCGTAATTCTTTATTTGAGATTTCTGTTGTCTCAGGATGTTTCGGGTAATATAAGCTTTCGTTATTTTGTCGTTTGATAACTGTCGTGGATTGAATCGATCTAGCGATGATTTTATGTCTCGCCCCAACATCGCTTCGACAGGAGCTACTTGTGTTGTACAGTGTGTTGCTTTGCGAtagcccatcaaaaaattggcCACGATACCTCGCACATCATTTCTACTCGTCGAAAGACTCTTAATCAAAGCAGCTTTAAACGTTTTGACCATATTCTCAGCTTCGCCATTAGTTGAAGGGTGCCCCGGACTAGTCAGCGTCTGCTTGATGCCATTAGCCGCTAGAAATGTTTTTACTACACCTGATACAAACTGGGTTCCATTGTCGCTTACCATTTCGTCGAACAAACCGAACCGCGCGATACATTCCATTAACTTTTCTAAGACAAAATCTGATGTGCTACTTTTTGTTGGAAATACTTCAGCCCATTTGGAGAATGCATCAATAATAATAAGATAACTCCAACCATGCACAGGTCCTGCAAAATCTACGTGCACACGACTCCATACATTTGATGGAGGTTCCCATGGAATCAATGGCGCCTTGGGTGGTGATTGGTTATGTAAGACACATGCTGAGCAGCTTTTGATTAGCATCTCGATATCGCCATCAATGTTGGGCCACCACACATTTGCTCTTGCGATGCTTTTGGTCTTGACTATACCCAAATGAGAACTATGAATCTGGTTCAAAACTTTACTTCTTGCGGCATCAGGTACAACGACCCTATGCCCTCGCATAACAATGCCACCTTCCAAAGACAATTCGTCAATGAACCTGCAGTAAGGCCCCGCCTTCAGCGTTTCTCTATCTGTCTGTCCTTTCAGATACTGCATAATGTTCTGTAAGTGTACATCATTTTCAGAAACCACTTTCAATTCCTCCAACGATAGTAAACCACATTCTTCTCGattaataaaattcaaatacGAATCTTCTTCTTTCCATAGCTTCCATGACTCCGTAGGGAAACGCGACGGAAAATCAGCCACATTCATTTTGGATTTGACATGTCCAATCTCGTAGTTAAATCCagacaaaaaatgcgcccacctTTGCATTCGACTGGCTGCGATCGTTGGAATGCCTTTGCGAGGATGAAATAAACTCAGCAAGGGTTTGTGATCCGTTCTAATTGTGAACTTATTCCCCACCAAATACAAGAAGTACTTGTTCACTCCATACATGATTGCCAGTGCCTCGCGGTCGATTACACTGTAGTTGACCTCCGAAGCATGTAAAATCCGGGATGCAAAAGCAACTGGTCGTTCGATTCCGTTTATTTCCTGGCATAAGACAGCGGAGACTCCTACATTAGAGGCGTCACACGTAAGGATTAGTTTCGCTGTCGGGTCAAAGTGCGCCAAAGTGACATCACGACAAATTTCCGCTTTCACTCGATTGAAAGCAATCCTGCACTCTTCGCTCCACTTAAACTTTATTtcctttttcaataatttatagATCGGACTCATCATCGTAGCTAAATTATCCACGAACTTAGCATAGTAGTTGACTAAACCAGCAAACGCCCTGACTTCACTAACATTCTTCGGCTCCGGTGCGTCTCGTATCGCTCGGATACGTTCGTCCGTTTTCTTCAGCCCATTCTCATTTATCACATATCCCAGAAAATTAACATCATTTTTGAAGAACTGGCACTTTTGTCTATTCAGTTTCAAACCCGCTTtatcgagcacttcgaacactTTTTCGAGCCTTTCCAAATGCTCCTCATCATTATCTCCCGTAATCACCGCGTCATCCAAAAAGTTTTGTACTCCGGGAATACCACAGAAAAGTTTCTCAAGTTCCCGTTGTACGATACCGGAAGCCGGTTTAACACCAAACGGTAACCGGTTCATCTTGTAAACCCCTTTCACGGTTGAAATTGCACACAGTTCTTTTGAAGATTCAGACAATTCAAACTGATTGTAAGCTTTCGACAGATCAAGCTTGGAAAATTTTTTTCCTCCGTTAAGTTTTGCAAAGATTTCGTCCGCCGTTGGAAGTGGATGCTTTACATCCTTGATATGCTTGTTGACCGTCACTTTATAGTCTCCACAAAGCCTTAATCCTCCTCCTGGCTTGAGAACTGGTACCAACGGGGT harbors:
- the LOC134202900 gene encoding uncharacterized protein K02A2.6-like, whose protein sequence is MAAPASFRCFDGESEEWELYKEQLEQFFVSNKIANDMKKAVLINHLSATTYKLLRDLCTPHQPKEKDYDFLCKALSTVTADGLSGKAFDRVCEEDEKLSLDKAQEIALKYELDTYASVNYTRGVRHPGKQATEYGSKEPQRTDKRFDGGSKRCLVCNKMGHQRKDCRYRSLTCRVCNKKGHLQAACGKQQAFYMPTTSHVNQENDPDSESEIQLEQNYISESIVLVNKISSKEEEEFKVEVRIANQTYNIEIDSGAGVCVFPESLYQSALSSYRLEDTSLKLMLYSGEKLNVLGAIKPVIEYKGISKTVLVVIVQEAGPPLLGKNFMKAFGIRLALINKIMSGTERKLMELLEKYKGLFADELGKYKYETITLEIEPEASPIFKKPRQVPFKFHEKMVKELDDMEQSGIITKCDSSPWGTPLVPVLKPGGGLRLCGDYKVTVNKHIKDVKHPLPTADEIFAKLNGGKKFSKLDLSKAYNQFELSESSKELCAISTVKGVYKMNRLPFGVKPASGIVQRELEKLFCGIPGVQNFLDDAVITGDNDEEHLERLEKVFEVLDKAGLKLNRQKCQFFKNDVNFLGYVINENGLKKTDERIRAIRDAPEPKNVSEVRAFAGLVNYYAKFVDNLATMMSPIYKLLKKEIKFKWSEECRIAFNRVKAEICRDVTLAHFDPTAKLILTCDASNVGVSAVLCQEINGIERPVAFASRILHASEVNYSVIDREALAIMYGVNKYFLYLVGNKFTIRTDHKPLLSLFHPRKGIPTIAASRMQRWAHFLSGFNYEIGHVKSKMNVADFPSRFPTESWKLWKEEDSYLNFINREECGLLSLEELKVVSENDVHLQNIMQYLKGQTDRETLKAGPYCRFIDELSLEGGIVMRGHRVVVPDAARSKVLNQIHSSHLGIVKTKSIARANVWWPNIDGDIEMLIKSCSACVLHNQSPPKAPLIPWEPPSNVWSRVHVDFAGPVHGWSYLIIIDAFSKWAEVFPTKSSTSDFVLEKLMECIARFGLFDEMVSDNGTQFVSGVVKTFLAANGIKQTLTSPGHPSTNGEAENMVKTFKAALIKSLSTSRNDVRGIVANFLMGYRKATHCTTQVAPVEAMLGRDIKSSLDRFNPRQLSNDKITKAYITRNILRQQKSQIKNYGGTRNTTFVVGDKVIVRDYKDPNKPAWTSAIVRNVLGQRNYRVELTANGRMIKRHLDQMRRDTRPTTETLEKENERHVDSSNRRSIVGNSAFVPVKRMWEGVSHGHMQDTSVRTLYHNDPNISVLHAGNSRTVENTGPTENDIADLSNSLESLHLDENLRGEQNESDGSEFFEASDGDFEPNISRDSDEDLVVSGFDRGFWRLRDSEGRIFKK